AAGGCGAATAGCCCGAATGATTGTTCAGGAAAGGAAGCGCTCAAGAATTTTAAGCTCCGCCCAATTGGCCGGACTGATAGGCGATTTTCGGAAAGCCAAATACTCCGGGATAAATCCCGCCACCAAAGTTTTTCAGGCCTTGAGAATCGCGGTTAACGACGAATTGCCGGCCCTTGAAGAAGGTTTGTCCGAGGCCTGGGATCTTTTGATTGAGGGCGGACGGATCGCGGTCATATCTTTCCATTCTTTGGAAGACAGGATAGTGAAAAATTTTTTCAGAAACAAAAAAAATGAAGGCGTTGCCGAAATTTTAACCAAAAAACCTCTGCGCCCGGCGATTGAAGAAATAAAGCAAAACCCGCGTTCGCGTTCAGCTAAATTGCGCTCGGCTACTAAATTAAAAAATGAGTAATTTTAAAAAAACAATTTTATATCCGTCATATTCAAGAACCGATGCCTTAAACTTCAGGGTCTTTTGGATTTCGGCCTTCTTTCTGGCGGCGTTTCTGCTGGTTTATATTTATTCCGTTTATCTGACAATTGATTTATCATACGGAATAGAAAAAGAACTGCGGCTAATTAAAAGCGAAAGTATTGCTTATCAGCAAATTGAGGAACAGTATATCAATAAACTGGAAAGTCTTCAGGACGCGGGCCGCCAGACGCTTGGTTTGGCAGCGCCTAAGAAGCAATCTTTTGTAGAACGTTACAGCGCCGTGGCTCGGGCCGGATTATAAATTAAATTTCTAACGGGATGAAATCGCAACTTGACGGCAGGATGCTTGCTGTTACATGTATCTTGAGCGTTTTCGGCTTGATTATCGTCAGCCGATTATTTTTTCTGCAGGTCGTATCTCGCTCGTACTACCAAACTTTGGCCGAACGTCAGCATATATCTTCTAAGGACGCGAGCGTCCGGCGGGGCAATATTTACTTTCGTGAAAAAGACGGGGGCCTTTTTTCCGTAGCCACCGTCAAAAGCGGATATTTGGTTTACGTTGACCCCAGAAAAATAAAAGATGCGGAACTCGTTTATGAAGCCTTGTTAAAATTTTTCCCGGAAATAGATCGGGAGGATTTTTTGAACCGCGCCTCTAAAAAAAATGACCCCTTTGAAATCGTAGCCAGGCGCGCGTCTTCCGAATTAGCTCAAAGCGTTTTAGAACTGGAACTTGCGGGCGTTGGCGTTTCGCCGGAGGAATGGCGGTTTTATCCGGCCAAGGAACTGGCTTCGTCAGTTGTCGGATTCGCGGGATATAAAGACGACGAAATTGTCGGCCGGTACGGCATTGAGTATTCTCAGGAAGATTTGCTGAAGGGCAGCGAAAATTATTTGCAGGGGCGCCGGACCCTTGCCGGAACTTTTCTTGATTGGGGGAAAAAAATTTTTCCGGGAGTAAAATCTTCGGGTAGCGTGGTTTTGACCATAGAACCGCAGGCGCAGTTTTTTTTGGAAAAGGTTTTGGACGACGCGTATAAGAAATGGAAAGTCCAGCGCGCGGGCGCGATTGTGATGGATCCGGCAACCGGCCGCATTTTGGCCATGGCCGTTCGCCCGGCGTTTGACCCGAACCATTACGGTGAAGTTGAGTCTCTCGGCGTTTTCATTAATCCGATAACCGAACATATTTATGAGCTGGGCTCGGTTTTTAAACCCCTAACCATGGCCGCGGGTATTGATTTGGGAAAAATTTCTTCAAAGACTACTTATTTTGACCAAGGTTTTCTGGTTATTGACGGTAAGCGCATAGAAAATTATGACGGCAAAGGACGCGGAACAGCTGATATGCAGCGGGTGTTGAGTGAATCTTTGAATACGGGCGCGGTTTTCGTTATGCGTCAAATCGGGTCCGCGGCTTTGAAAGATTATTTCGGCCGCTTCGGCTTTGGGGGAAAAACCGGCATTGAACTTCCGGGCGAAGTTTCGGGAAGTTTGGCCAATTTTGAATCGGGCCGGGAAATAGAATCGGCGACGGCCGCTTTCGGGCAGGGAATCGCGGTTACGCCCATTGAATTTTTAAGAGCTATAAGTGTTCTGGCCAACGGGGGCAAGCTGGTCAGGCCTTTTATTGTTGACAGCATTTTATTTGACGGCGCCCCTGATGAAAAAACAGAACCTCAAATTATAGATGGCATTATCAAGCCCGAAACTGCCGAAGAAATAACCAGAATGCTGGTCAAAGTGGTGGATGAAGCTTTGGTCGGCGGCGTTTTAAAAAACGCGCATTATTCCATTGCGGCCAAAACCGGAACGGCTCAGATGCCCAATGAGTCCGGCAGAGGATATTCCAACGATTATCTTCATGCTTTTTTCGGATACGGTCCGGCTTACAGCGCTCGTTTTGCCATAGTTATGTTTTTGGTCCGGCCTCAAGGGGCGCGCTACGCCTCCGAAACTTTGTCAGTGCCTTTTATTGAAACAATGAAATTTTTGCTAAACTATTATAATGTTCCTCCGGACAGATAAAATAC
The genomic region above belongs to Candidatus Niyogibacteria bacterium and contains:
- a CDS encoding penicillin-binding protein 2; its protein translation is MKSQLDGRMLAVTCILSVFGLIIVSRLFFLQVVSRSYYQTLAERQHISSKDASVRRGNIYFREKDGGLFSVATVKSGYLVYVDPRKIKDAELVYEALLKFFPEIDREDFLNRASKKNDPFEIVARRASSELAQSVLELELAGVGVSPEEWRFYPAKELASSVVGFAGYKDDEIVGRYGIEYSQEDLLKGSENYLQGRRTLAGTFLDWGKKIFPGVKSSGSVVLTIEPQAQFFLEKVLDDAYKKWKVQRAGAIVMDPATGRILAMAVRPAFDPNHYGEVESLGVFINPITEHIYELGSVFKPLTMAAGIDLGKISSKTTYFDQGFLVIDGKRIENYDGKGRGTADMQRVLSESLNTGAVFVMRQIGSAALKDYFGRFGFGGKTGIELPGEVSGSLANFESGREIESATAAFGQGIAVTPIEFLRAISVLANGGKLVRPFIVDSILFDGAPDEKTEPQIIDGIIKPETAEEITRMLVKVVDEALVGGVLKNAHYSIAAKTGTAQMPNESGRGYSNDYLHAFFGYGPAYSARFAIVMFLVRPQGARYASETLSVPFIETMKFLLNYYNVPPDR